In Aliivibrio wodanis, a genomic segment contains:
- a CDS encoding inner membrane protein: protein MSTLIAIAITTGILSGLWGWVAVSLGLLSWAGFLGCTTYFASPTDGIKGIGLSIATNLSGVFWAMVIIKLSSMVSLEIIGYVITAVVAFFMCAQAKKSWLSFIPGTFIGSCATFASNGNWQLVIPSLILGVVFAYAMKTSGLWLKEKLETDKLVEVRKN from the coding sequence ATGAGTACATTAATTGCGATTGCCATTACGACAGGTATTCTTTCTGGTCTTTGGGGTTGGGTGGCTGTTAGTTTAGGCCTATTAAGCTGGGCTGGTTTTCTTGGCTGCACCACTTACTTTGCTTCACCAACCGATGGAATAAAAGGTATAGGACTAAGTATTGCGACTAATTTAAGTGGAGTGTTCTGGGCGATGGTGATAATTAAATTATCATCAATGGTAAGCCTAGAAATTATCGGCTATGTTATTACTGCCGTTGTTGCTTTTTTTATGTGTGCTCAGGCAAAAAAATCATGGCTAAGCTTTATTCCCGGTACATTTATCGGATCTTGTGCGACTTTTGCTTCAAACGGTAACTGGCAGTTGGTTATTCCATCTCTAATTTTAGGTGTTGTATTTGCTTACGCGATGAAAACATCTGGTTTATGGTTAAAAGAAAAACTAGAAACAGATAAGTTAGTCGAAGTAAGAAAAAACTAA
- a CDS encoding response regulator protein: MLVEQKVLIVEDEPISRQVLQHHLKPLTTILASNGVEALELIQFESIDLILLDIHMPIMGGFEVIEHLKSNDKTKNIPIIVITMNHSEEDEIRALDLGAVDFITKPFNTVILQKRVRNQLRLKLKSDLLEKYASLDGLTNLLNRRMFDSDLDNKWSEAQRCGVNLGIIIFDIDHFKNYNDHYGHSAGDEVLIQVAKALMSTLHRKTDRVYRYGGEEFTLIQFDTDFEQLNQTAELLRKCIYDLNITHDYSSYGKVTISIGAALMNNTEESNENTLLEMADKQLYKAKDKGRNRIESVKV; encoded by the coding sequence ATGCTGGTAGAGCAGAAAGTGTTAATCGTTGAAGATGAACCAATTAGTCGTCAAGTTTTGCAACATCATTTAAAACCATTGACGACAATTTTGGCTAGTAATGGGGTTGAGGCTTTGGAGTTGATTCAATTTGAGAGTATTGATCTAATTTTACTTGATATTCATATGCCTATTATGGGAGGTTTTGAGGTTATCGAACACCTTAAAAGTAATGATAAAACCAAAAACATACCTATTATTGTTATAACAATGAATCATTCAGAAGAAGACGAAATCCGAGCTTTGGATCTAGGAGCTGTTGATTTTATTACTAAGCCCTTTAATACTGTTATTTTGCAAAAAAGAGTACGTAATCAATTAAGGTTAAAGCTTAAATCTGATTTACTAGAAAAATACGCTTCACTCGATGGATTAACAAATCTTTTAAACCGTCGTATGTTTGATTCTGATTTAGATAATAAGTGGTCAGAAGCTCAAAGATGTGGGGTTAATCTAGGGATCATTATTTTCGATATTGATCACTTTAAAAACTATAATGATCATTATGGCCATTCAGCTGGGGATGAGGTTTTGATCCAAGTAGCCAAAGCATTAATGAGCACTTTACATAGAAAAACAGATCGAGTGTATAGATACGGTGGTGAAGAATTTACTTTAATTCAATTTGATACGGATTTTGAACAGTTGAATCAAACCGCTGAACTATTGCGAAAATGTATTTATGATTTAAACATTACTCATGATTACTCTTCGTATGGAAAAGTGACTATTAGTATAGGGGCAGCGTTAATGAACAATACAGAGGAAAGCAATGAAAATACCTTATTGGAGATGGCAGATAAGCAGCTTTATAAAGCAAAAGATAAAGGTCGAAATCGTATCGAGTCAGTAAAAGTTTAA
- a CDS encoding membrane associated signaling protein, with protein MDVKIIFFLLLIFYTITFTYSFKFITMSRNYKSQRVKILSIYIFLIFCLYLFSIEGAYFSYSISEASSLIIFILFTVSAQILFINFWISNKLSSKSILSGKEKNNGKARLLNTSRSFNYYKIIDNKIKLGIPFSVIKLKINNHKKLIDASSSKTFGKLVSYSVLVLKKSLSNNHIELFCEGPEMVLVSYSTDQNEIKKLADTIYELVTTPILMEDKHYLLQPIMGCVIFSEEIKTTSEIIKRVDIACYKAKKLGIPIDFYRSTYTKSIHEEVEILNKLIYAIPNNEFELFYQPIVNSTDKSVHGYEALIRWPQKDGSMIPPDKFICIAEENNYIKRITQWVVNQVACDLAQFKREGLHPQVHINISALDLHDDDLYKQLFELVTSNKLIPSDVILEVTESALMSDIDIAYLMLSKLSELGFYISIDDFGTGFSSLSLLRVLSFNQIKIDQSFIRNMAIGNSDYAIVASTIYLAHSLGCNVVAEGVESEDFFIELKGLGCDYIQGYVINKPQSFVEIVHWSLKQIERDKLNSVA; from the coding sequence ATGGATGTGAAAATAATATTTTTCTTATTGTTAATATTTTATACAATAACATTTACTTACTCTTTTAAATTTATAACTATGTCTAGGAATTATAAATCACAAAGGGTTAAAATATTATCTATTTATATTTTTTTAATATTTTGTTTATATTTATTTTCTATTGAAGGTGCTTATTTTTCATATTCTATTAGTGAAGCTTCAAGTCTAATAATTTTCATTTTATTTACAGTATCAGCTCAAATATTATTCATTAATTTTTGGATCTCAAATAAGTTGAGTAGTAAGTCTATATTATCAGGAAAAGAAAAAAACAATGGAAAAGCTAGACTACTAAATACTAGTAGAAGCTTTAATTATTATAAAATTATTGATAATAAGATAAAATTAGGTATTCCATTTAGTGTTATTAAACTAAAAATTAATAATCATAAAAAGCTCATAGATGCTTCTTCAAGTAAAACCTTTGGGAAATTAGTGTCTTACTCTGTGTTAGTGTTAAAAAAATCATTGAGTAACAATCATATAGAGTTGTTTTGTGAGGGGCCAGAAATGGTTTTGGTCAGTTACTCTACTGACCAAAATGAAATTAAAAAGCTTGCAGATACGATATATGAGTTGGTGACAACTCCGATCTTGATGGAAGATAAGCATTACCTTCTTCAACCGATTATGGGCTGTGTGATTTTTTCAGAAGAGATAAAAACAACGAGTGAGATCATAAAGAGGGTTGACATCGCTTGTTATAAAGCCAAAAAATTAGGTATTCCGATTGATTTTTACCGCAGTACTTATACAAAATCAATTCATGAAGAAGTGGAGATACTTAATAAACTAATTTACGCCATCCCTAATAATGAGTTTGAGCTTTTCTATCAACCAATTGTAAATAGCACTGATAAATCTGTTCATGGTTATGAGGCTTTGATACGTTGGCCTCAAAAGGATGGAAGTATGATCCCTCCTGATAAGTTTATTTGTATTGCTGAGGAGAATAATTACATAAAAAGAATTACTCAATGGGTCGTAAATCAAGTAGCTTGTGACCTTGCTCAGTTTAAGAGGGAAGGTTTACATCCACAAGTTCATATTAATATTTCAGCGTTAGATTTACATGATGATGATCTGTACAAGCAGCTGTTTGAGTTAGTTACTAGTAATAAGTTGATACCATCTGATGTGATACTAGAGGTGACAGAGAGTGCATTAATGTCAGATATTGATATTGCTTATTTGATGTTATCAAAGCTATCTGAGTTAGGCTTTTATATTAGTATTGATGACTTTGGTACGGGTTTTTCTTCGTTATCTCTACTCAGAGTACTTTCATTTAATCAAATTAAGATAGACCAATCATTTATCCGTAATATGGCTATTGGTAATAGTGATTATGCGATTGTCGCCTCAACTATTTATCTTGCACATAGTCTTGGGTGTAATGTGGTTGCTGAAGGTGTTGAAAGTGAAGATTTCTTTATTGAACTCAAAGGCTTAGGTTGTGATTATATTCAGGGTTATGTCATTAACAAGCCCCAAAGTTTTGTTGAAATTGTTCACTGGTCTTTGAAGCAAATTGAAAGGGACAAATTAAATTCGGTGGCTTAG
- the rpoS gene encoding RNA polymerase sigma factor, with protein MASVKINDKSDSYVGGDLYSKYLKEINKYQLLSASEELIYSRKYHDGDILSRNILIESNLRLVVKVANKYRGRNQTDLLPLDIIEEGNLGLIKAIDKFDPDLGYRFSTYAVWWIKEAIESALFNHSRTVRLPVHITKELNTYLRASRELSKSLKKEPSISDISKHCGVDAIKVNKIMRLSSGGFMGYSASSDDALPQLIDSCVNKKENNPDNLLSKSNLEDNLSSWLNLLQGREKQIIVNRFGLFDSDIKTLEQLGKELQLSKERVRQIQSETLIKLNSIFIKNKLNDDVVLNF; from the coding sequence ATGGCTTCTGTAAAAATAAATGATAAAAGTGATAGTTATGTAGGTGGGGACCTATATTCTAAATATTTAAAAGAAATAAATAAATATCAACTTCTTAGTGCCTCTGAAGAATTAATTTATAGTCGAAAATATCACGATGGCGATATATTATCTCGTAATATCTTAATTGAATCTAATTTAAGGCTTGTTGTTAAAGTTGCCAATAAATATCGAGGAAGGAATCAAACTGATTTATTACCATTAGATATTATCGAAGAAGGTAATTTAGGGTTAATAAAAGCAATTGACAAATTTGACCCTGATCTTGGTTATCGATTTTCAACTTATGCTGTTTGGTGGATAAAAGAAGCAATTGAAAGTGCTTTATTTAATCACTCGAGAACAGTACGCCTTCCAGTTCATATCACAAAAGAGTTGAATACGTACTTGCGAGCATCTCGTGAGTTATCAAAATCTCTTAAAAAAGAACCTTCCATTAGTGATATTTCAAAACATTGCGGTGTTGATGCTATAAAAGTAAATAAAATCATGAGGTTATCTTCTGGTGGTTTTATGGGGTATTCTGCCTCTTCAGATGATGCCCTTCCACAACTTATTGATTCATGTGTTAATAAAAAAGAAAATAACCCCGATAATTTATTATCAAAATCTAATCTTGAAGATAATCTATCATCATGGTTGAACTTACTTCAAGGTAGAGAAAAACAAATAATTGTTAATCGTTTTGGGTTATTTGATAGTGATATCAAAACGTTAGAACAGTTAGGTAAAGAGCTCCAACTTTCTAAAGAAAGAGTGAGGCAAATACAGTCAGAGACACTAATAAAATTAAATTCAATTTTTATAAAAAATAAGCTAAATGATGATGTTGTATTAAATTTTTAG
- a CDS encoding sensor protein, which translates to MKLMNHLSVKSRMLILIILPFMLLSMLSIKEISSQRQELKSLKSLSKHLIFNEKFSNYITAMHFLRLNSLYSIHNDIDKSASVNAINELVKHIDKKNSPQLHKAIQKLSNVNSEIVNYTAVDVEEWSDWVTDTLENINIIENKERLKTSSDLLNKKEKIVSQLQWLNYWAIKENWYINLDLNIHNEEYHDELNSLFYRQELYIEQFITMNASQENIELLLKTFSNDSFALSIQFRNAVIKNRAKDYSIEEKNTGRQALNHRLLLIQSVTTVITSELKKEINAHIEKINTIIFTFITGLVLSLMFISYFGISLSRRIITNLNTITHSMKLIEKNHDYSIQINVEGGDELALFSQNINTLISERASNEENLINSKNEAQRANLAKSTFLANMSHEIRTPLNGIIGMSGILSETKLSPIQHDYLNTVETSSQTLLILINDILDISKIEAGSLILHTHSTNVREIIFDTISIGISKATEKNLDLNINLSPNLPVHLLLDDHRIRQILMNLTSNGIKFTHTGHVTITARFEPTSRDKGYIHLSVSDSGIGIDKQAQQYIFKPFTQEDSSITREYGGTGLGLAITSQLIELMGGTLSISSEKNHGSCFSFSIETTIVHENSLPATELLTTPIILMGNNCEFKDDIVKELHYQSLSNFISINTLDEITLLENEKPIVLYCIDDYMNMECKNDLLNLRHQHPDISVVLIQKHKNRATNFESVIDGLITYPLLGYRFTKTLTNSLTFHSDNLSSTSPISGDIKKHYPENTIVHDQEISNHTKEHILIVEDNLVNQKVASLFLSKSGYTFDIANNGQEAVDKFTESETYHLILMDCMMPVKDGFAATKEIRQVEQTENRKKTPIIALTASVLDQDISKCYESGMDDYVAKPFKKETLLEKIMNIK; encoded by the coding sequence ATGAAACTAATGAATCACCTTTCCGTAAAATCAAGAATGCTGATACTTATCATTCTTCCTTTTATGCTTCTGTCTATGCTTTCGATAAAAGAAATATCTTCTCAACGACAGGAGTTGAAATCGTTAAAATCATTGAGTAAGCACCTGATTTTTAATGAAAAATTTTCCAATTACATTACAGCAATGCACTTCCTTCGTTTGAATTCATTATATTCAATTCACAATGACATTGATAAATCGGCATCAGTAAATGCTATAAATGAACTAGTTAAGCACATCGACAAAAAAAATTCGCCACAGTTACATAAGGCAATACAAAAACTCTCAAACGTTAATTCAGAAATTGTTAATTACACCGCAGTCGATGTTGAGGAGTGGTCTGATTGGGTCACCGATACTTTAGAAAATATCAATATTATAGAAAATAAAGAGCGCCTAAAAACATCATCAGATCTTCTCAATAAAAAGGAAAAAATCGTCTCCCAACTGCAATGGCTAAACTACTGGGCAATAAAAGAAAACTGGTATATTAACCTTGACCTTAATATACATAATGAGGAATACCATGATGAATTGAATTCCTTGTTTTATCGACAGGAGTTGTATATAGAGCAATTTATTACCATGAACGCTAGTCAAGAAAATATTGAACTTCTACTCAAAACCTTTAGTAATGATAGTTTTGCACTAAGTATTCAATTTCGTAATGCCGTAATAAAAAACAGAGCAAAAGACTATTCTATTGAAGAAAAAAACACGGGAAGACAAGCGCTTAACCATCGATTACTTCTAATTCAATCAGTAACGACTGTAATTACTAGCGAACTAAAAAAAGAGATTAATGCTCATATAGAGAAAATTAACACGATCATTTTTACCTTTATCACCGGCTTAGTTCTATCTCTTATGTTTATTTCATATTTTGGTATTTCACTTTCTAGACGAATAATTACGAATCTAAATACCATTACACATTCAATGAAACTCATTGAAAAAAACCATGATTACAGCATCCAAATAAATGTAGAAGGAGGTGATGAGTTAGCGCTATTTTCTCAAAACATTAATACTCTTATCTCAGAAAGAGCCTCAAATGAAGAAAACTTGATTAATTCAAAAAACGAGGCCCAAAGAGCAAATTTAGCTAAAAGTACTTTTCTAGCGAATATGTCCCACGAAATAAGAACCCCTCTCAACGGCATTATTGGCATGTCTGGTATACTATCTGAAACAAAACTTTCACCTATTCAGCATGACTATCTAAACACCGTAGAAACATCATCTCAAACACTTTTAATTTTAATTAATGACATTTTAGACATTTCTAAAATTGAAGCAGGGAGTTTAATTCTTCATACACACAGTACTAATGTACGGGAAATAATTTTTGATACTATTTCTATCGGTATCTCTAAAGCTACAGAAAAAAATCTTGATCTGAATATTAATTTATCACCTAACCTCCCTGTTCACTTACTGCTAGATGATCACCGTATTAGACAAATATTAATGAATTTAACCTCAAATGGGATTAAATTCACTCACACAGGACATGTAACAATAACAGCAAGGTTTGAGCCGACTTCAAGAGATAAAGGATACATTCACCTCTCCGTCTCTGACTCTGGTATTGGTATTGATAAACAGGCTCAACAATATATCTTTAAACCCTTTACCCAAGAAGACAGCTCTATTACACGAGAATATGGTGGTACAGGGCTTGGTTTAGCCATTACTTCTCAACTTATTGAGTTGATGGGGGGCACTTTATCTATCAGCTCAGAAAAGAATCACGGCAGTTGTTTTTCGTTTAGCATTGAGACCACAATCGTACATGAAAATAGCCTACCAGCAACTGAGCTATTAACCACACCTATTATTTTAATGGGTAATAATTGTGAATTTAAAGATGATATTGTAAAAGAGTTGCATTATCAAAGTTTATCTAATTTTATCTCTATTAATACCCTTGATGAAATAACACTTTTAGAAAATGAAAAGCCTATTGTTTTGTATTGCATTGATGATTATATGAATATGGAGTGTAAAAATGATCTCTTAAACCTCCGTCATCAACATCCAGACATATCTGTCGTTTTAATTCAAAAACACAAAAACAGAGCTACGAATTTTGAATCCGTAATTGATGGTTTAATAACTTATCCTTTATTGGGCTACCGATTTACTAAAACATTAACCAACTCTCTGACTTTTCATTCTGATAACCTGTCAAGTACATCTCCTATTTCGGGAGATATAAAGAAACATTATCCAGAGAATACAATCGTTCACGACCAAGAGATTTCTAATCACACTAAGGAGCACATTCTTATTGTAGAAGATAATCTTGTTAACCAAAAAGTTGCCTCTCTATTTCTCAGTAAATCAGGCTATACCTTTGATATAGCAAATAACGGACAGGAAGCCGTTGATAAATTTACAGAGAGTGAAACTTACCATTTAATTTT